One genomic window of Paramormyrops kingsleyae isolate MSU_618 chromosome 22, PKINGS_0.4, whole genome shotgun sequence includes the following:
- the LOC111853225 gene encoding trinucleotide repeat-containing gene 6B protein-like isoform X2 has translation MEDKKRKKEEKRKREASQKVAEQKNKVPELTKPTSPQCLATPSSVSPNPGPPPSPSPSQATAPAGGLAQGGNNAKRAAVANGQPPSGAQPPQRYMSREVPPRFRCQQDHKVLLKRGQPPLSCMLLGGGNGNGASSPPSQGDGPNATAAGATDPSLGSLGPAVPSPPHSSSSSSSSSSSSVAASSTTNYANSTWGVSSGSQPPSQGWEKVIVDGSDLEEWPSIVGGAGGDSMGAGGAETGGASWSDRHPQQQKGAGVTVGAGKAGATGSSSPPSSTSCSPNECTQPGGVAWGSAPPKSKATPFSGPSEGALGASGGIPGANFNPSANPSAWPALVPEDTAGTEGAPAAEGSQASLQPPPSPSASPAPANPASHPHDVQNRDRDPPRGEWGGAASEPRVGPKTAGDVDSGVAVGEEPSASSSSSSSSSSSSSSWRVQSFPANSKTGASRVEAWDGGAEGAAGPGGEGGAPWGHEEKGVAVASGAQGWPSGNGGGCRTLGESQGVWEGARGEELSVGEWGNPGRGVSPEDASGLTGGGSEGGGGSSNSSSRGSVGNTSASVTPTTATRAWDNQTGASEGGAGEGEEWGGQGKGAASGASTSSGGRSRASGGHGHHRSSHPPPNPEVALQNLLRRTDLDPRVLSNVGWGQTQIRQNVAWDLEEGCDKGSGTVNPAPYSATAVSTTTDPLAVSQSPGEAPSRDGWDGGGGARGVPVSGSGVRNPVAPQATGSSVGGPGKGVSGWGGVSPGEAQGKGWGDDGPEWREHRGGGSGEWGAFGQQGTVAGVGGSSWGGGAEEKGTGGWKDPGREGGWGQRGGSDWTKRELKSERGVWGEGKGGAGSDPEVGSWGSWDEGGSRRGWGSGDKSHQGWGAKQTPGGQATAVPKGSVQHQQSQPQQGPLLDAGATHGSWGRPGGPSSQSQNQSSGWTSGPMPALAGGPAERPEPSGWEEPSPQSVSRRMEIDDGTAAWGDPSRYSGKSVNLWDQNGAATTGPQPQGQPTPPQQQQQQQQQQQQPPPSGRPGGREQGHSQGKAAAMAPASWGGGGSHGDPAVDNGTTAWGKASDGPAGWGDPEDSGKGWGNPSSGAGKSGSKSMQEGWGEGEVSVSASRHSSWEEEEEPTAVWSSAGSQGSSSSYNSGGWGQGHGGKKGNSKVSLKSGGDSWMNPMNRQFSNMGILGEEPGGRPLDLASAPPQDKKLEGEKRGMSLGDYGEEMRKGGRGGPVFRSAGSKEAGPADPGPYYDKVGGHGMFSGGGGMAQSRGVHPMNPSPGIRAQVPHPFLTPQVPGSVLKQVPPPSSGVGGLGVGGVGGFPPQLSPQHLAVLSTIYPQVQQFHLACQLLLQQQQQQQQQQQLLQNQRKFQSQTLRPQSDPQQLARVMAILHQQRQQQGPGSGAGSKLSPSHLGGGAPKQPLGEPPGPPGMPTSLVDLHSKAQAGYSARFSPGPNLPGLDLGSMVSSPGSAKEAVGQHSRFKWMMEGHSPAPPSPDPNLHKNGPISAPVKLRGGSPYYQYDMLGGDGFGVPPQGGSDNWHRTPGNKMSSKSGSSSWPPEFQPGVPWKGIQSADPESDPYVTPGSVLGSSGTSNLSDPEHQLLRDHTGTNPSLGTLLPSAGAWPYGGPDSPVSNAHSSAKYSEYKPSWPPDPIGPNKLWKSGPKSSQLPRPPPGLTAQKPQSPWTGAAPRPPRGWGAQEMRYNQGSAWSDAGASRGSCWLVLSNLTPQIDGSTLRTICMQHGPLLTFHLGLTQGSALICYSSRQEAAKAQSALHMCVLGNTTILAEFVSEEEVSRYFAHSQGGGSGSGSGAGSGVGQGPMGTGTSGAGGRGSPPGSERAAGGNGNGGGAGPPTSGWQGLDDTGSSPDAPSAQGPGMGIFTQWSSNGGAIGGAGVGVGVEAMDPGRAGLWGGMTPGYPGGSSLWGAPQMEDRHQMDSPAALLPGDLLGGGADSI, from the exons Gttgcagaacaaaaaaacaaag TGCCAGAATTGACCAAGCCAACGTCCCCTCAGTGTCTGGCCACCCCCAGCTCTGTGTCCCCCAACCCtggcccccctccctcaccatCCCCCTCCCAGGCCACCGCTCCCGCCGGCGGCCTCGCCCAGGGTGGCAACAATGCCAAGCGGGCAGCGGTGGCCAACGGGCAGCCTCCTTCCGGCGCCCAGCCCCCCCAGCGCTACATGTCCCGAGAAGTGCCCCCCCGATTCCGCTGCCAGCAGGACCACAAAGTGCTACTGAAGCGGGGCCAGCCGCCGCTGTCCTGcatgctgctgggggggggcaacggcaatggagccagctccccccccTCACAGGGAGACGGCCCAAATGCAACGGCTGCTGGAGCCACAG ATCCCAGTCTTGGATCTCTGGGTCCAGCAGTTCCTTCACCCCCCcactcttcttcctcctcctcctcctcctcctcatcatcagTCGCTGCTTCTTCTACTACGAATTATGCAAATTCCACTTGGGGGGTGAGCTCGGGAAGCCAGCCCCCGTCTCAGGGCTGGGAGAAGGTGATTGTTGACGGGTCTGACCTGGAGGAGTGGCCCAGCATTGTGGGTGGGGCCGGGGGGGACAGCATGGGTGCGGGTGGGGCGGAGACCGGTGGTGCCTCATGGAGTGACAGACACCCCCAGCAGCAGAAGGGAGCGGGTGTGACTGTGGGGGCCGGGAAGGCTGGTGCCACGGGTAGCTCCTCCCCTCCATCCTCCACTTCCTGTTCGCCCAACGAATGTACGCAGCCCGGGGGTGTCGCATGGGGGTCGGCACCCCCCAAATCCAAAGCCACTCCTTTCTCTGGGCCCTCGGAAGGTGCGCTCGGGGCCAGTGGTGGGATTCCCGGTGCCAACTTCAACCCCAGTGCCAACCCATCTGCCTGGCCTGCTTTGGTGCCCGAAGACACGGCCGGCACAGAGGGGGCGCCTGCGGCGGAGGGCAGTCAGGCCTCCCTCCAGCCTCCCCCTTCCCCGTCTGccagccccgcccccgccaATCCGGCCAGCCACCCACATGATGTGCAAAACAGGGACAGAGATCCCCCCCgcggggagtgggggggtgcaGCTTCGGAGCCAAGAGTAGGACCAAAAACGGCAGGGGACGTGGACAGTGGAGTCGCGGTCGGGGAAGAGCCCTCTGCATCTTCATCgtcatcctcttcctcctcctcctcctcctcctcatggagGGTCCAGTCTTTCCCTGCGAACTCTAAAACGGGTGCCTCACGGGTCGAGGCATGGGATGGTGGGGCGGAAGGTGCCGCCGGTCccgggggggaagggggggcccCTTGGGGGCACGAGGAGAAGGGAGTCGCAGTAGCGTCGGGGGCCCAGGGCTGGCCATCGGGAAACGGGGGTGGCTGTAGGACCCTCGGGGAATCTCAGGGAGTATGGGAAGGAGCGAGAGGGGAGGAGCTTTCAGTCGGGGAGTGGGGTAATCCAGGTAGGGGGGTGTCTCCAGAGGACGCCAGCGGTTTGACTGGGGGCGGCAGCGAGGGTGGTGGaggcagcagcaacagcagcagcaggggcagCGTCGGAAACACCTCCGCCTCCGTCACTCCCACAACCGCAACAAGAGCTTGGGACAATCAGACGGGTGCCAGTGAGGGCGGGGCCGGAGAGGGAGAGGAGTGGGGGGGCCAAGGAAAGGGAGCAGCCAGTGGGGCGTCAACCTCCAGCGGGGGGCGCTCCAGGGCCAGCGGTGGCCATGGGCACCACCGCTCCTCCCACCCGCCACCCAACCCTGAAGTGGCCTTGCAGAACCTACTGCGGCGGACGGACCTGGACCCACGGGTGCTTTCCAATGTGGGCTGGGGGCAGACCCAGATCCGGCAGAACGTGGCCTGGGACTTGGAGGAGGGGTGCGACAAGGGCAGTGGCACGGTGAACCCCGCCCCCTATTCCGCCACTGCCGTCTCAACGACTACTGATCCACTGGCAGTGAGCCAGAGCCCTGGCGAAGCCCCCTCAAGAGATGGATGGGATGGAGGGGGTGGAGCCCGCGGTGTCCCAGTGTCTGGGTCGGGAGTGCGAAACCCTGTGGCCCCCCAGGCCACTGGAAGCAGCGTTGGTGGTCCAGGGAAGGGTGTGAGTGGCTGGGGAGGAGTTAGTCCTGGAGAGGCCCAGGGGAAAGGCTGGGGTGATGATGGCCCGGAGTGGAGGGAGCACAGGGGTGGCGGATCTGGGGAGTGGGGCGCCTTCGGGCAACAGGGTACTGTGGCAGGTGTGGGGGGGAGcagttgggggggtggggcggaggaGAAAGGCACAGGGGGGTGGAAGGAtccagggagggaggggggctggggaCAAAGGGGTGGCAGCGATTGGACAAAACGGGAGCTGAAATCGGAACGGGGTGTCTGGGGGGAGGGTAAGGGTGGGGCAGGGAGTGATCCTGAAGTGGGCTCCTGGGGCAGCTGGGATGAGGGGGGGTcgaggagggggtgggggagcggAGACAAATCTCACCAAGGCTGGGGGGCCAAGCAGACACCAGGCGGCCAAGCCACAGCCGTGCCCAAGGGCTCTGTGCAGCACCAACAATCGCAGCCCCAGCAGGGGCCGCTTCTGGATGCAGGGGCCACGCATGGCAGCTGGGGCCGCCCGGGGGGGCCGTCCTCTCAAAGCCAGAACCAAAGCTCTGGCTGGACTTCGGGACCCATGCCGGCGCTGGCAGGTGGCCCAGCCGAGCGCCCCGAGCCCAGCGGCTGGGAGGAGCCGTCGCCACAGAGTGTCAGCCGGCGCATGGAAATCGATGATGGCACGGCGGCCTGGGGCGACCCCAGCCGCTACAGCGGCAAGAGCGTCAACCTGTGGGACCAGAACGGCGCTGCCACCACCGGCCCCCAGCCTCAGggccagcccacccccccccagcagcagcagcagcagcagcagcagcagcagcagccaccACCTTCCGGGAGGCCTGGCGGCCGGGAGCAGGGGCACAGCCAGGGCAAGGCGGCAGCTATGG CTCCAGCATcgtggggaggtgggggtagCCACGGTGACCCGGCTGTGGACAACGGCACCACGGCCTGGGGCAAAGCCTCTGACGGGCCCGCAGGCTGGGGGGACCCGGAAGATTCCGGAAAGGGCTGGGGGAATCCGTCCTCTGGCGCGGGGAAGTCCG GCTCCAAGTCTATGCAAGAaggctggggagagggggaggtcTCAGTTAGCGCCTCGCGTCACTCCAgctgggaggaggaggaggagcccaCTGCCGTGTGGAGCAGCGCCGGCTCCCAGGGAAGCAGCTCGTCCTACaactctgggggctgggggcaaGGCCACGGGGGCAAGAAGGGCAACAGCAAG GTTTCCTTAAAGTCTGGAGGAGATTCCTGGATGAATCCCATGAACAGACAGTTCTCCAACATGGGGATTCTG GGAGAGGAGCCTGGCGGCAGGCCCCTCGATCTGGCGTCCGCTCCTCCCCAGGACAAGAAGCTGGAAGGAGAAAAGCGAGGGATGAGTCTCGGCGACTACGGCGAGGAGATGCGCAAGGGAGGCCGTGGGGGCCCAGTCTTCCGTTCAGCCGGTTCCAAAGAGGCAGGGCCTGCTGATCCTGGGCCTTATTATGACAAG GTGGGGGGTCACGGCATGTTCAGTGGTGGTGGCGGGATGGCCCAGTCGCGGGGCGTACACCCCATGAACCCGTCCCCAGGGATACGAGCACAAGTGCCTCATCCGTTCCTGACGCCTCAG GTGCCGGGCTCCGTGCTGAAGCAGGTGCCCCCTCCCAGCAGTGGCGTGGGCGGCCTCGGCGTGGGCGGGGTCGGGGGTTTCCCGCCCCAACTGTCCCCCCAGCATCTGGCTGTGCTGAGCACCATCTACCCCCAGGTGCAGCAGTTCCACCTG GCCTGTCAGCTGCTCttgcagcaacagcagcagcagcagcaacaacagcagcTCCTGCAGAACCAGAGGAAGTTTCAGTCCCAGACGCTGAGGCCACAGTCAGATCCCCAGCAG ctggCCCGGGTCATGGCTATCCTCCACCaacagcggcagcagcagggcCCGGGGTCTGGGGCCGGCTCCAAGCTATCCCCGTCCCACCTGGGGGGCGGCGCCCCCAAGCAGCCCCTGGGCGAGCCGCCGGGCCCCCCTGGGATGCCGACCTCGCTGGTCGACCTGCACTCCAAGGCACAGGCTGGATATTCGG CACGGTTTTCCCCCGGTCCGAACCTGCCGGGGCTGGATTTGGGCTCCATGGTGAGCAGCCCTGGGAGTGCGAAGGAGGCCGTAGGACAGCACTCTCGTTTTAAGTGGATGATGGAGGGACACTCGCcggcccccccatcccctgacCCGAATCTGCACAAGAACG GCCCTATTTCAGCTCCAGTTAAGCTGCGGGGAGGATCTCCTTACTACCAGTATGATATGCTGGGGGGTGACGGCTTTGGGGTGCCCCCTCAGGGCGGCTCTGACAACTGGCATCGCACTCCGGGAAACAAAATGAGCTCCAAGTCAGGCAGCTCGAGCTGGCCACCAG AGTTCCAGCCTGGCGTGCCCTGGAAGGGGATCCAAAGCGCCGACCCTGAGTCGGACCCCTATGTGACTCCTGGCAGTGTGCTGGGCTCCTCGGGGACCTCCAACCTCAGCGACCCCGAGCACCAGCTACTGAGAGACCACACAG GGACCAACCCCTCCCTTGGTACCTTGCTGCCTTCCGCGGGGGCCTGGCCCTACGGTGGCCCAGACAGCCCTGTCAGCAATGCACACAGCTCAG caaagtACTCAGAATACAAGCCCAGCTGGCCCCCGGACCCCATCGGCCCCAATAAGCTGTGGAAGTCTGGCCCCAAGAGCTCCCagctgccccgcccccctcccggCCTGACGGCCCAAAAGCCTCAGTCCCCGTGGACAGGTGCGGCTCCCAGGCCTCCTAGGGGCTGGGGTGCCCAGGAGATGAGATACAACCAAG gctcTGCATGGAGTGATGCTGGGGCCTCGAGAGGCAGCTGCTGGCTGGTGCTGAGCAACCTCACCCCCCAG ATCGACGGCTCCACTCTCCGTACAATCTGTATGCAGCATGGCCCCCTGCTGACCTTTCACCTCGGACTGACCCAGGGCAGCGCTCTGATTTGCTACAgcagcagacaggaagcagccaAGGCCCAGAGTGCACTGCACAT GTGTGTCCTGGGCAACACCACAATCCTGGCAGAATTTGTTAGTGAGGAAGAAGTCAGTCGGTATTTTGCACATTCCCAGGGGGGAGGGAGCGGGAGCGGAAGCGGGGCTGGATCCGGTGTGGGCCAAGGCCCAATGGGCACTGGCACGTCGGGGGCCGGTGGCAGAGGGAGCCCCCCAGGAAGCGAGCGAGCGGCCGGGGGCAACGGCAATGGCGGCGGTGCTGGGCCTCCCACCTCCGGCTGGCAGGGTTTGGACGATACAGGCAGCTCGCCGGACGCCCCTTCTGCCCAAGGTCCCGGGATGGGCATCTTCACCCAGTGGAGCAGTAACGGGGGCGCTATTGGTGGGGCAGGGGTTGGGGTTGGTGTGGAGGCCATGGATCCAGGCAGGGCTGGACTCTGGGGAGGCATGACCCCAGGCTACCCTGGGGGCAGCAGCCTCTGGGGGGCACCGCAGATGGAGGACAGGCACCAGATGGACAGCCCGGCTGCACTGTTGCCCGGCGACCTTCTTGGGGGTGGGGCCGATTCCATCTGA